From Syntrophus gentianae:
GATATGGCAAGCTTTCGACGGACCAATTCTATGAACGCCGGCTCCAAAAGGTTCAAACCCATTTTTCGCTTAGCATAATCAATATCATAGAAATCTCGAATAGCGACTTCTCGGCGGGACAAGGCCGCTCTCAGCTTTTCAGCCATTGCTTCTTCTCTTGAGATACACGGTATTGATACGATCGGCGTGATGGGTTGTCCAGAAACAGGATTCAGCAGGAGCGTCCTTGCCATACCGTTGTAAACGTTTGTCAGGAGCGGTTCACGAAGCCCCACTTCGATTTTAATGATTTCGTCCTGACGAGTGAGCAGGGATGGATACCCGATACGTGCAACATACTGCGTCGAGTTGTTCGCTCCTGTGAGCGGTTCGATAATCCGGAATATCTTCAAATCATCTGTGATCCTGGCAGTCGTCTCTTTCACGCCTGCGGACAGGAAGCGCCTTTCGGTACGGGTCGCATTGATCGGTGTCGGAATGGCGAAATCCAGGTCTTCACTGAGACGGTAAAATTCAGCATGCACCTTGGCCAGACATGTCCCTCCC
This genomic window contains:
- a CDS encoding nucleotidyl transferase AbiEii/AbiGii toxin family protein, with product MEFIHTHEDPDLFREAITFTASQTRFLPRLIEKDYFCTVLLSYLTASEGPLVFKGGTCLAKVHAEFYRLSEDLDFAIPTPINATRTERRFLSAGVKETTARITDDLKIFRIIEPLTGANNSTQYVARIGYPSLLTRQDEIIKIEVGLREPLLTNVYNGMARTLLLNPVSGQPITPIVSIPCISREEAMAEKLRAALSRREVAIRDFYDIDYAKRKMGLNLLEPAFIELVRRKLAISGNAPIDLSQTRLETLQQQVAPQLKPVLREKDFAEFDLASAFKLVTAVATRL